In a single window of the Bacillus clarus genome:
- a CDS encoding cytochrome c oxidase subunit II, whose translation MHLHKYEKIWLIFGVSSLFVFLAVLGISAFYMGNKPPSCLTTIDPEKVHATAPFDTPGVKQVGKNHYQVTIIAQAFSFTPNTIKVPKGAKVDFVVTTQDVVHGFEIAGTNVNMMVEPGYVSTASQVFQKSGEYLIVCNEYCGTGHHMMSAKVEVTDK comes from the coding sequence ATGCACTTACACAAATACGAAAAAATCTGGCTTATATTTGGTGTCAGTTCACTATTCGTATTTTTAGCTGTTTTAGGAATTAGCGCCTTTTATATGGGAAATAAACCACCTAGTTGTTTAACAACAATTGATCCTGAAAAAGTACATGCAACAGCGCCCTTCGATACTCCGGGTGTAAAACAAGTTGGTAAGAATCATTACCAAGTTACTATCATTGCTCAAGCTTTTTCCTTTACACCAAATACAATTAAAGTACCAAAAGGTGCAAAAGTGGACTTCGTCGTTACAACACAAGATGTTGTACACGGTTTTGAAATTGCTGGGACAAACGTCAATATGATGGTTGAACCAGGGTATGTAAGCACTGCTTCTCAAGTTTTTCAAAAGTCTGGGGAATATTTAATTGTTTGTAACGAATATTGTGGTACTGGCCATCATATGATGAGCGCGAAAGTGGAGGTGACGGACAAATGA
- a CDS encoding cytochrome c oxidase subunit 2A, which produces MGEHKLHETENESTQKSSLKGTLISVFFIGFFIIFTWFSVYQIFVNRL; this is translated from the coding sequence ATGGGGGAGCATAAATTACACGAAACAGAAAATGAGAGCACTCAAAAAAGTTCATTAAAAGGGACTTTAATCTCTGTTTTCTTCATTGGTTTTTTCATTATCTTCACCTGGTTTAGCGTCTATCAAATTTTCGTTAATCGGCTATAA
- a CDS encoding b(o/a)3-type cytochrome-c oxidase subunit 1: MIVLQDKISKRDAKLAIAHIHVAFIALFLGGLCGLLQVLVRSGKFNLPADIGYYQILTTHGVLLGLVLTTFFIIGFLFACMSKTTGVLSNGVRKTGWIGFWLMTIGTTITTIFILLNKATVLYTFYAPLKAHPGFYIGLTLVIIGSWLSGFAMFAQYRAWKKHNKGKIGPLLSFMAVVTMALWLVATIGVAAAALIQFIPWSLGFVDKIDVLVSRTLFWYFGHPLVYFWLLPAYMAWYVILPKIIGGKIFSDSLARLSFILFLLFSMPVGFHHQLTEPGIDPGWKYLQVVLTFMVVIPSLMTAFSLFATFEQFGHSKGATGLFGWLRMLPWGDARFFAPFVGMLMFIPAGAGGLVNASNQLNQVVHNTVWITGHFHLTLATSVVLTFFGISYWLIPHLTGRIMTKEMNRLAIIQTCVWSIGMFFMSAGMHFAGLLGAPRRSAFSTYGNAQQALEWIPYQIAQAVGGAILFVGIVIAIIIYLDLVFFAPKGKTEFPIGEVADASEHTPMVFDNWKLWIGITALLILFAYTIPFIDMIQNAPPGSKGFKLW, encoded by the coding sequence ATGATTGTACTACAAGATAAAATAAGTAAACGAGATGCAAAGCTAGCAATCGCCCATATTCATGTTGCTTTTATCGCTCTCTTTTTAGGAGGATTATGCGGATTATTACAAGTTCTCGTCCGATCAGGGAAATTTAATTTACCTGCTGATATTGGATACTATCAAATATTAACGACTCATGGGGTATTACTCGGACTCGTATTAACAACATTTTTTATTATTGGTTTCTTATTCGCCTGTATGAGTAAAACAACCGGTGTTTTATCGAATGGTGTTCGAAAAACAGGTTGGATTGGCTTTTGGCTTATGACAATCGGAACTACAATTACTACAATTTTCATCCTACTTAATAAGGCAACCGTACTTTATACCTTCTACGCCCCATTAAAAGCACATCCAGGATTTTATATCGGACTTACTCTCGTTATCATTGGTAGTTGGCTCAGTGGATTTGCAATGTTTGCTCAATACCGAGCATGGAAAAAACATAATAAAGGAAAAATAGGTCCATTATTAAGCTTCATGGCTGTTGTCACAATGGCGCTATGGCTCGTAGCTACAATTGGCGTTGCTGCTGCTGCACTTATACAATTTATTCCGTGGAGCTTAGGATTCGTTGATAAAATCGATGTATTAGTTAGCCGAACTTTATTTTGGTATTTCGGTCATCCGCTCGTATATTTTTGGCTCCTTCCAGCTTATATGGCTTGGTATGTTATTCTCCCTAAAATTATTGGTGGGAAAATTTTTAGTGATTCATTAGCTCGCTTATCATTCATTTTATTTTTACTGTTCTCTATGCCTGTAGGATTTCATCACCAATTAACAGAGCCTGGTATTGATCCAGGCTGGAAATACTTACAGGTTGTATTAACATTCATGGTTGTCATACCGTCACTGATGACTGCATTCTCTTTATTCGCTACATTTGAACAATTCGGTCACTCTAAAGGTGCTACCGGATTATTTGGATGGCTTCGAATGCTTCCTTGGGGAGACGCTAGATTCTTCGCACCATTCGTTGGTATGCTCATGTTTATTCCAGCTGGTGCAGGTGGCCTTGTCAACGCAAGTAACCAACTAAATCAGGTGGTTCATAATACTGTATGGATAACGGGGCATTTCCATTTAACATTAGCAACATCTGTCGTACTAACCTTTTTCGGCATTAGTTATTGGCTCATCCCGCATTTAACAGGACGCATTATGACAAAGGAAATGAACCGACTTGCTATTATTCAAACTTGTGTATGGTCCATTGGTATGTTCTTTATGTCCGCTGGTATGCACTTCGCTGGGCTCCTCGGGGCACCGCGCCGCTCTGCTTTTTCAACATATGGAAATGCACAACAAGCACTCGAATGGATTCCATATCAAATTGCACAAGCAGTCGGTGGAGCAATTTTATTTGTAGGTATTGTCATTGCAATTATTATCTACTTAGACCTTGTCTTCTTCGCTCCAAAAGGGAAAACGGAATTTCCAATCGGCGAAGTGGCTGATGCATCTGAACACACACCGATGGTTTTCGATAATTGGAAACTTTGGATTGGCATTACAGCGCTCCTTATTTTATTTGCTTACACGATTCCCTTTATCGATATGATTCAAAACGCTCCTCCTGGTTCGAAAGGATTTAAGTTATGGTAA